Proteins from a genomic interval of Trichoderma breve strain T069 chromosome 2, whole genome shotgun sequence:
- a CDS encoding fungal specific transcription factor domain-containing protein, translating into MNKKHLEDVALTIFSNTTQKFPDSQWDRPEEWYASFSGQNMRWELIGLLFSSWALSALQNKEDIDGYRPRVLALKFFGIMESCITFCQDIKANNVLFLYLLYRTTIVSSILHGPNDPGFWPLHSETVSLARSMCLSTMSDASIQDPRILKQSERRLFTAIYILDKTAATLSGKLPLLPSDHCSTALPLDICNTILLCWRTSQGVNLASLGVNDEGWNVDGKIYSTTTLRARGLIAHIREQILDLALNRRARDLRDLIDFSPDE; encoded by the exons ATGAATAAGAAACATCTCGAGGACGTCGCATTGACCATTTTCTCAAATACAACGCAAAAGTTCCCGGACAGCCAGTGGGATCGACCAGAAGAATGGTATGCTAGCTTTTCTGGCCAAAATATGAGATGGGAATTGATTGGGctgctcttcagcagctgggCACTGAGCGCGCTgcaaaacaaagaagatatCGATGGATATAGGCCAAGGGTTCTTGCTCTCAAGTTCTTTGGCATTATGGAGAGCTGTATCACATTCTGCCAGGATATCAAAGCCAACAATGTGTTGTTCCTATATCTTTTATACCGCACAACCATTGTTTCATCAATTTTACATGGACCCAATG ATCCCGGCTTTTGGCCGCTTCACTCAGAAACCGTCTCATTAGCTCGTTCCATGTGTTTGAGCACCATGTCCGATGCATCAATACAAGATCCTCGCATCTTGAAGCAGTCTGAACGCCGTCTCTTCACGGCCATCTATATCTTGGATAAGACTGCTGCTACTCTTTCTGGCAAACTGCCCCTGCTACCATCGGACCATTGCTCTACGGCATTGCCTCTGGATATCTGCAATACCATTCTCTTATGCTGGAGAACTAGCCAAGGTGTAAATCTTGCGTCATTGGGCGTTAATGATGAGGGATGGAATGTTGATGGCAAAATATATTCCACAACGACCCTTCGAGCCAGAGGATTGATCGCGCATATCCGAGAACAAATTTTGGATCTTGCCTTGAACAGAAGGGCCAGAGATCTACGAGACTTGAT CGACTTTTCTCCCGACGAATGA
- a CDS encoding FAD binding domain-containing protein, with translation MPSQKLPFHIAIVGGGIGGLCAALSIHHHCPKDGSVIIDVYEQAPEYKEIGAGLGIGVNAAKLLHRIGVGEDLNKISGHRNGIWISFRRYDTGSEIVTVPVDDRQEIRQSPVHRAEFLSLLFDHVKQRNAATLHINKKCIELKDQGNFVELCFADGTTTTADLAVGCDGIHSNIRSQFRSDNPKYSGRMCYRGLVPIKDLESWWPFDSYSVSWLGPDKHFLAFPISKNTLLNIVAFVYSDDDRTKESWTATGHRSEVQREFESFDTTVRKTISFMNENPSKWILNDRELLDQWVYGDGKIVLMGDAAHAMLPHQGAGAGQAIEDGYILGRSIADYLAASPDRDTHALQKWMQLYQDVRLPRAQKAQATARQAGEVYEMQTAEMKGKNYEDCLPLVRDSLKDRMQWIWTGDIEAEYAAKKQLLEDEDNRESYKDTKMINSLTERAVLVGQE, from the exons ATGCCAAGCCAAAAGCTCCCGTTCCATATCGCCAttgttggcggcggcattggcggcCTTTGCGCTGCTCTGTCCATTCACCACCACTGTCCCAAAGATGGAAGTGTCATCATCGATGTATACGAGCAAGCACCAGAGTACAAGGAAATTGGGGCTGGTTTGGGCATTGGGGTAAATGCTGCCAAGCTTCTTCACCGCATCGGGGTGGGGGAAGACCTCAATAAAATCTCTGGTCATCGAAATGGCATCTGGATTTCTTTCCGGCGATACGACACTGGCAGCGAGATTGTTACTGTTCCAGTTGACGACCGGCAAGAGATTAGACAAAGCCCTGTTCATCGAGCTGAGTTCTTGTCGCTTTTGTTTGACCACGTGAAGCAACGGAACGCGGCTACTCTTCACATCAATAAGAAGTGCATCGAGCTCAAG GACCAAGGAAACTTTGTCGAGCTATGTTTTGCCGATGGGACGACCACAACAGCGGATTTGGCAGTTGGATGTGATGGAATCCATTCCAATATTCGCTCTCAGTTTCGCTCTGACAACCCGAAATACAGTGGCCGTATGTGCTATCGTGGTCTAGTCCCAATCAAGGATCTCGAATCGTGGTGGCCATTCGATTCATACTCTGTGAGCTGGTTGGGTCCAGACAAGCACTTTCTGGCCTTTCCTATCAGCAAAAATACGTTGTTGAACATTGTGGCTTTCGTCTACTCTGACGACGACCGCACCAAGGAGAGCTGGACCGCTACAGGCCACAGAAGCGAAGTTCAGAGAGAGTTTGAATCTTTCGATACCACTGTTCGTAAGACTATATCGTTTATGAACGAGAATCCTTCAAAGTGGATTTTGAACGACCGCGAGCTTTTAGATCAGTGGGTATACGGAGATGGCAAAATAGTGTTAATGGGAGACGCAGCGCACGCA ATGCTTCCACATCAAG gagccggagccggtCAAGCCATCGAGGATGGATACATCCTTGGGAGATCCATTGCGGATTACCTTGCCGCGTCTCCTGATAGAGACACTCACGCACTTCAAAAATGGATGCAACTTTACCAAGACGTCCGCCTTCCTCGCGCCCAGAAGGCTCAGGCAACTGCTCggcaagctggagaagtCTATGAGATGCAGACAGCAGAGATGAAGGGCAAAAACTACGAAGACTGTCTACCACTTGTGCGCGACAGCTTGAAGGATCGTATGCAGTGGATATGGACCGgagacattgaagctgaaTATGCagcgaagaagcagcttctagaggatgaagacaacAGGGAAAGCTATAAAGACACCAAGATGATAAACTCTCTAACGGAGCGTGCCGTGTTGGTTGGGCAAGAATAA
- a CDS encoding acetyltransferase (GNAT) domain-containing protein, with amino-acid sequence MAESSETILKLSKSIIRRYRTSDAAAVVEGGDTPLVSEYMSASFPSPYTLERALGWIKIANEEGSLHFAICTVDSDVVIGACGFDHLTGVESRTKVIGYWLSPKYWGQGIMTEVITALSGWIFGQVPTLLKLEASVFEENKGSIKVLERAGYQQEGIKRMSVFKNGRVSNTVLFGLTRNEWNQSV; translated from the coding sequence ATGGCCGAGTCATCTGAAACAATTCTCAAATTAAGCAAGAGCATTATTCGACGCTATCGCACATCGGATGCCGCAGCCGTTGTTGAAGGCGGGGATACACCCCTGGTTTCTGAATATATGTCGGCATCCTTTCCAAGTCCTTATACGCTAGAAAGGGCATTGGGATGGATCAAAATCGCCAACGAAGAAGGAAGCCTTCATTTCGCCATATGCACCGTCGATAGCGACGTTGTTATTGGTGCCTGTGGATTTGATCATCTCACAGGCGTGGAATCTCGGACCAAGGTTATTGGTTACTGGCTGTCGCCCAAATACTGGGGTCAGGGCATAATGACGGAAGTTATCACAGCACTAAGTGGTTGGATTTTTGGGCAAGTTCCAACGCTCCTAAAGCTAGAAGCCTCCGTGTTTGAGGAGAACAAAGGGAGCATCAAAGTTTTGGAAAGGGCTGGGTACCAGCAAGAAGGGATTAAACGCATGTCTGTGTTCAAAAATGGCCGGGTTAGTAACACTGTGCTCTTTGGATTGACGAGGAATGAATGGAATCAATCTGTATGA
- a CDS encoding fungal specific transcription factor domain-containing protein, translating to MESPSTTQSTTQVDVASDRKDGPRKRRRATVACRSCRQRKTKCDHIVPAQASDEMLRGMTKSAQVYIRSLERRVRNFEDIQRDAKKYHHNQQMQQQPAPTVQTISPVPSTSQYEATKMPPIQRPVRPTGWSASHSQQQQPQHQNILPTTPDIFLSGKAGESFTQLILNAMNNPSVKLDAQSFSSPRDGSVDVRGSDNLFSPPANVRELLQIYFDFHHELTPIFHVPSIMAQFEQVLSNRVSSANSDHVYILAILNMICALAEAHSRQNHGDSDITSRKYYNTAMQLMQPNLLSDWKIEKVQALLLGARYLQSSSYSDECWTVLGLAIRIAYDLELHRPPDPDQFDCIDQEVRKRVWYACFGLDKLLSMIYGRPAATSTATFTTPPPEDLDDDCIRPNRLLFPSVHTTSSMSFFLQVSKLYRLLEAITMLGDQPALADLVRLDEEFETWQAEVPVRLRIREASLRGDEAALILALRANMVCILMHRQSLVSGLSALSSVSSSSIPSTKGWEGGRLRTSMLQRSRQICVSTAEETIRLVAERHEQTKSAMGPSWFNLYYLFTSILIIVSHVVDPDFQDDRSALMHLDQAVNMIRQMSVNHLCAQRAYAFLQQLLGVLDRTMPEDRRRSLERYSTPPTVMTGSNRGAAETTIYSNCTTMTADEAMEDGGVDLWSLWDTTQDLTMDLGSQLELHSSLGSATWSWGVENPGAESLMQSPTALSGIPG from the exons ATGGAAAGTCCTTCAACTACACAATCGACAACACAAGTCGACGTCGCGTCCGACCGCAAGGACGGGCCCAGGAAGCGTCGACGAGCGACGGTGGCCTGCCGTAGCTGCCGGCAGCGGAAGACAAAATGCGATCACATTGTCCCAGCGCAGGCATCTGACGAGATGCTCCGGGGCATGACCAAATCGGCGCAAGT GTATATCCGATCCCTGGAACGGCGTGTACGCAACTTTGAAGATATTCAACGAGACGCAAAAAAGTATCACCACAATCAGCAAATGCAACAACAGCCAGCACCTACTGTTCAGACTATATCCCCTGTACCATCGACCAGTCAGTATGAGGCGACAAAAATGCCGCCAATTCAGCGACCTGTTCGGCCAACCGGGTGGTCAGCCAGTCactctcagcagcagcagcctcagcatcaaAACATTCTTCCAACCACTCCAGATATATTCCTCAGTGGAAAAGCTGGCGAATCTTTTACCCAGCTAATACTCAATGCTATGAACAATCCGTCTGTTAAGCTCGACGCCCAgtccttttcctctccccgAGATGGCTCCGTCGATGTGAGAGGCTCAGATAACCTCTTTTCTCCACCTGCCAATGTCCGGGAATTGCTCCAGATATACTTCGACTTCCACCATGAGCTTACCCCGATATTCCACGTTCCCTCTATTATGGCGCAATTTGAACAGGTTCTCAGCAATCGTGTTTCTTCTGCAAACAGCGATCATGTTTATATCCTGGCCATCCTCAACATGATCTGTGCGCTGGCCGAGGCTCATAGTCGACAGAATCATGGAGATTCCGATATCACCTCTCGCAAATACTACAATACGGCAATGCAGCTCATGCAGCCTAATCTCTTGTCAGACTGGAAGATCGAAAAGGTCCAGGCTCTGCTCCTCGGTGCCCGCTACCTTCAGAGCTCTAGCTATAGCGACGAATGTTGGACGGTATTGGGACTTGCGATCCGTATAGCCTATGATCTAGAGCTACACCGGCCACCCGACCCTGACCAATTTGATTGCATAGATCAAGAAGTTCGTAAACGCGTATGGTACGCGTGCTTCGGCTTGGATAAATTACTGAGCATGATATACGGCCGTCCTGCTGCGACCTCCACGGCTACATTCACAACCCCTCCTCCAGAGGATCTAGATGACGATTGCATTCGGCCAAACAGGCTATTATTTCCCTCTGTTCACACCACTTCAAGCATGTCATTCTTTTTACAAGTCTCCAAACTATACCGCCTTTTGGAAGCTATAACAATGCTGGGTGACCAACCGGCATTGGCAGACTTGGTCAGATTGGACGAAGAATTTGAGACTTGGCAAGCCGAAGTGCCTGTTAGGCTCCGGATTCGGGAAGCTTCTCTACGTGGAGATGAGGCAGCCTTAATTCTTGCGCTCCGTGCCAACATGGTGTGCATCTTGATGCATAGACAGTCGTTGGTGTCAGGTCTTAGTGCGTTGTCGTCAGTATCCAGTTCTTCAATACCATCTACCAAAGGATGGGAAGGCGGCCGACTACGAACCAGCATGCTACAACGGAGTCGACAGATCTGTGTGAGTACAGCCGAGGAAACAATTCGATTGGTGGCCGAACGACATGAACAGACCAAAAGTGCAATGGGACCAAGTTGGTTCAACTTGTATTATC TGTTCActtccattctcatcatcgtaTCTCATGTCGTTGACCCGGATTTTCAAGATGACCGGAGTGCTTTGATGCATCTCGACCAAGCGGTTAATATGATTCGGCAAATGTCTGTCAACCATCTCTGTGCACAGAGAGCTTATGCATTTCTGCAGCAATTGCTTGGAGTGCTAGATAGAACTATGCCAGAAGACAGACGGAGGTCACTTGAACGATATAGCACGCCTCCAACCGTCATGACAGGAAGCAATCGGGGGGCAGCAGAGACTACAATCTACAGTAACTGCACAACAATGACAGCAGATGAGGCCATGGAAGATGGCGGTGTCGACCTGTGGTCTCTCTGGGACACCACACAGGATCTTACAATGGATCTGGGCTCTCAACTAGAGCTCCATTCATCTCTAGGTTCGGCCACGTGGTCGTGGGGTGTGGAGAATCCCGGTGCTGAGTCGCTGATGCAATCTCCAACGGCTCTTAGCGGAATCCCCGGATGA
- a CDS encoding major facilitator superfamily domain-containing protein, with protein sequence MSDKAEASAAENHSQNSGTAKHEEEAPGPLKLDPRGLPLSPQPTDDPKDPLNWNRWLKLMVLAEVSLFSFLALFSASLITPAFVPLSEFLHKDLVTTAYVTSTFILLGGFSSVFWNPIANVYGRRPVYIGTVAVAVAMCGSSGAAKNYGTLIALRCLNGFFGCVPLGLGSATVCDMYFAHERGLYMGVYTISFLTGGHIAPLIGGYIEKNLSWHWCFYVPAIITGGVLVIFIFTVPETLYSRTPAALARPSQSWRSNMLMKRRAHPTRKVRLIDFFRPFQMMMYPSVTIPTWCYSLCFAYGSILFIITSANLFGKIYHFKPQQTGLLLGIPITVGSLIGELFAGGVSDWISERRALRRGGERSPEDRLLGIIPAAFLVPLGIIIEGVCLQNKTHWIGVAFGIAIASFGLQVITTGVYTYTAECYKPQAPELGSLINFGRQVYSFTIGFYAIPFANLIGIEDAWITLAMITFAFFLPLIPLYYKGAEWRKRLGKPTFHQDL encoded by the exons ATGTCGGACAAGGCGGAGGCATCCGCTGCCGAAAATCATTCCCAGAATAGCGGCACTGCTAAACATGAGGAAGAGGCTCCTGGGCCATTGAAGCTGGACCCTCGCGGTCTGCCTTTATCTCCACAGCCTACGGACGACCCGAAAGACCCGCTCAATTGGAACCGTTGGTTGAAGCTGATGGTTCTGGCCGAGGTCTCccttttttcgtttcttgCCTTGTTCAGTGCCTCTTTAATT ACGCCAGCATTTGTTCCTCTATCGGAATTTCTCCACAAGGACCTGGTTACAACTGCCTATGTGACGAGCACATTCATCCTGCTGGGCGGTTTCTCCTCAGTCTTTTGGAACCCAATCGCCAACGTCTATGGCCGCCGGCCTGTATATATCGGCACTGTCGCCGTCGCTGTTGCCATGTGCGGATCGTCTGGAGCGGCCAAAAACTACGGGACTCTTATAGCTCTTCGATGCCTCAACGGTTTCTTTGGTTGTGTGCCACTGGGTTTGGGAAGTGCCACTGTTTGCGACATGTATTTTGCCCATGAGAGAGGCCTCTATATGGGTGTCTATACTATCAGTTTCCTGACCGGTGGACACATTGCGCCTCTCATCGGTGGTTATATCGAGAAGAACCTGAGCTGGCATTGGTGCTTCTACGTCCCAGCCATTATCACAGGCGGTGTCCTCGTTATCTTCATCTTTACCGTTCCCGAAACGCTGTACTCTCGCACTCCTGCAGCTCTGGCGCGTCCGTCCCAATCATGGAGGTCGAATATGCTTATGAAGAGGCGGGCACATCCCACGCGCAAGGTGCGGCTTATAGACTTTTTCCGTCCAttccagatgatgatgtatcCAAGCGTCACAATACCGACTTGGTGCTACTCGCTGTGCTTCGCCTATGGCAGCATTCtgttcatcatcaccagcgcAAATCTCTTTGGCAAAATTTATCACTTCAAACCACAACAAACTGGTCTCTTGTTGGGTATTCCGATTACAGTTGGCAGTCTTATCGGCGAATTGTTTGCTGGAGGGGTATCAGACTGGATCAGCGAAAGGCGCGCACTGAGGCGTGGCGGCGAGCGCAGCCCTGAAGATCGACTGCTGGGCATCATTCCAGCCGCATTCCTGGTTCCTCTTGGCATCATTATCGAGGGTGTCTGTCTTCAGAATAAAACCCATTGGATCGGAGTCGCTTTTGGAATTGCCATTGCAAGTTTTGGTCTGCAGGTTATTACTACGGGAGTTTATACTTATACCGCAGAA TGCTACAAACCGCAAGCCCCCGAACTCGGCTCGTTGATCAATTTTGGGAGGCAAGTGTACAGTTTCACCATTGGATTTTATGCCATTCCTTTTGCAAACTTGATTGGGATTGAGGATGCTTGGATCACGTTGGCAATGATTActtttgccttcttcttgccactCATTCCTCTATATTATAAGGGTGCGGAGTGGAGGAAGCGTCTT
- a CDS encoding protein kinase domain-containing protein — protein sequence MIEITTPTDLCSRCEWIVESNGEDIPWTSFAIVDSDDNAYYGVKERMRVNELTVKIVKDNLQPVPDEEIYPVFPMTGLTAAPDDYSGRYVKRTAWADYEDVKGTTFLARLMLQKAYTMEFLAQRPHPNIVSYYGCQIKRDRITGLVLETFPSKHDLGFAAQRPELFKGLVDKNRIMSGLRAAVDHLHSIGLAHNDINPANIMLGEEGEPKLIDFGSCQPVGHHLMSCGTLGWYKDAFHLSNTAHDDYGLKLLGPWLEKLFVEEK from the coding sequence ATGATCGAGATTACTACACCGACGGATCTCTGTTCTAGATGCGAGTGGATTGTTGAGTCTAATGGAGAAGACATTCCATGGACATCTTTCGCCATAGTCGACTCTGATGACAATGCCTATTATGGCGTCAAAGAGAGAATGCGGGTAAATGAGCTCACCGTGAAGATTGTTAAAGATAATCTTCAACCTGTACCAGACGAAGAGATATATCCGGTTTTCCCCATGACCGGCCTGACCGCAGCACCAGACGACTATTCCGGCCGATATGTCAAGCGCACGGCATGGGCGGACTATGAGGATGTCAAGGGAACAACGTTTCTTGCTCGGCTTATGCTCCAGAAAGCATATACAATGGAGTTTCTTGCACAGAGGCCCCATCCGAACATTGTGAGCTACTACGGCTGCCAGATTAAGAGAGACAGAATCACCGGACTCGTCCTAGAAACCTTTCCGTCCAAGCACGATCTAGGATTCGCTGCTCAACGGCCGGAGCTATTCAAGGGTTTGGTGGACAAGAACCGTATCATGTCCGGGCTACGGGCGGCGGTAGATCATCTGCACTCGATTGGATTGGCGCATAACGATATCAATCCAGCAAATATAATGTTGGGTGAAGAGGGAGAACCGAAGCTCATCGACTTCGGCTCCTGTCAGCCTGTTGGTCATCACCTCATGTCTTGCGGGACCCTTGGTTGGTACAAGGACGCGTTTCACCTCTCAAATACTGCTCACGATGACTATGGTTTGAAGCTTCTGGGGCCATGGCTGGAAAAACTGTTTGTAGAGGAGAAATAA
- a CDS encoding cupin domain-containing protein produces MGESKIVPDPPKYDRSRLLPTVELVYQNKLPNCPGKSSVGLRVTYPPNGSTPPHRHAGASVSAFVIKGTMLSKMNDGPTEMFQEGESWFEAPGCHHKVSDNHSLTDSATLFATLVVDTEVVEKGGVAALVEYDEEYRNISH; encoded by the exons ATGGGTGAGAGCAAGATCGTGCCGGATCCTCCCAAGTACGACAGAAG TCGACTACTCCCGACCGTGGAGCTTGTATATCAGAACAAGCTGCCAAACTGTCCCGGGAAATCTAGCGTCGGCCTCCGGGTCACTTACCCTCCCAACGGGTCGACCCCTCCTCACCGTCATGCAGGAGCTTCCGTATCTGCATTTGTGATTAAAGGGACTATGCTCAGTAAGATGAACGACGGGCCAACCGAGATGTTTCAGGAAGGGGAGAGCTGGTTCGAGGCCCCAGGCTGCCATCACAAAGTCAGCGACAACCATAGCCTTACGGATTCTGCTACTCTCTTTGCAACGCTAGTTGTCGATACTGAGGTTGTAGAGAAGGGGGGCGTTGCTGCATTGGTGGAATACGACGAAGAATACAGAAATATCTCACATTAG
- a CDS encoding fungal specific transcription factor domain-containing protein, whose protein sequence is MAKSMCDDKSGAEVLLARAIQQASFIGMHEKSFADIVADGDPILAESWRRTWWMLYLTDANFSVTRRDFVPMITSRHNVDLPCEDRSYEQMDIPLQAATLLEYRTREFALDDKPFSSFAYLIDATQIFIAALTASTQYQDIIEAEILCGDLEARVISWFLMLPLNKRELTVTPGLMDQLMFQSHMMMYTSLAFIHRPLSNLRYDPAEDISSCGPPPPPLEQNSGYTRIAHGVHSEKLFQAIRKQTQCLILLPMRAAQLSPFVICMIACSTIAYLVASKLALKADEAEAARSRIRISLATLRMYEDAWPRAKKILMELKRIAQSILQSATVSPTPSIDSQQLTDETTITASFFDNEWLCAFENTTS, encoded by the exons ATGGCTAAGAGCATGTGTGACGACAAATCTGGTGCGGAAGTATTATTGGCTCGCGCTATTCAACAAGCAAGTTTTATTGGTATGCATGAGAAAAGCTTTGCCGACATAGTTGCTGATGGCGATCCCATTCTTGCGGAAAGCTGGAGACGTACTTGGTGGATGTTATACTTGACAGATGCCAATTTTTCTGTCACAAGACGTGATTTTGTACCCATGATCACATCAAGACACAACGTCGACCTTCCGTGTGAAGATAGATCTTATGAACAAATG GACATTCCTCTTCAGGCAGCCACGTTACTCGAATACCGCACTCGCGAATTCGCGTTGGACGATAAAcccttttcgtcttttgcATATCTCATTGATGCCACACAAATCTTCATCGCCGCATTGACTGCTTCTACCCAGTACCAGGACATCATTGAAGCAGAAATTTTGTGTGGCGACTTGGAGGCGAGAGTCATCAGTTGGTTCCTAATGCTACCACTAAACAAAAGAGAGCTCACTGTGACGCCGGGCTTAATGGATCAACTCATGTTTCAATCCCACATGATGATGTATAC ATCTCTTGCCTTTATTCACCGGCCCCTATCAAACTTGAGATATGATCCAGCGGAAGACATTTCTAGTTGTGGCCCGCCCCCGCCACCATTGGAGCAGAATTCTGGATATACCAGGATTGCCCACGGGGTACATTCTGAGAAATTGTTCCAGGCAATCCGGAAGCAGACTCAATGCTTAATTTTGCTACCAATGAGAGCGGCACAGCTGTCGCCATTTGTGATTTGTATGATAGCTTGTTCAACCATCGCATACCTAGTGGCATCAAAATTGGCGCTCAAGGCAGACGAGGCCGAAGCAGCTCGCAGTCGGATCCGCATTTCGTTGGCAACGCTGAGAATGTACGAGGACGCTTGGCCGCGCGCGAAGAAAATCTTGATGGAATTAAAGCGAATTGCACAGAGCATTTTGCAATCGGCGACAGTATCACCAACTCCATCTATTGACTCTCAGCAGCTTACAGACGAAACTACCATCACCGCAAGTTTCTTTGACAATGAGTGGCTGTGTGCTTTTGAGAATACGACATCTTAG